A DNA window from Gasterosteus aculeatus chromosome 16, fGasAcu3.hap1.1, whole genome shotgun sequence contains the following coding sequences:
- the cyp27a1.1 gene encoding sterol 26-hydroxylase, mitochondrial: protein MAAWLTRSVMQRNWLSPWPNAVAGVCRRGVGGPSSAAEALSTSRDKPRTVEDLPRVSFLELLYRMAFQGFYNRLHELQIYEKQLYGPIYRNGLQSVSLNTAKMLEEVLRNEEKFPSRGDMTVWKEHRDLRGFGYGPFTEEGEKWYNLRAMLNKRMLHPKDSAQYDGVINDVVTDFMKRIYLLRQGSTTGDLVTDVANELYHFSLEGIASILFETRLGCLNEEIPAGTQDFINAIAQMFSNNMPVFATPKWSRSLLPYWGRYIAGWDGIFFFAKGLIDKKMEVIQQRLDNDQNVEGEYLTYLLSNTQMSTKDVYGSIAELLLAGVDTTSNTLTWTLHLLSKYPEVQDRLYEEVSTSVPADRSPSAAEATRMQYLRAVIKEALRMYPVVPINARIIAEKDVVIGGYQFPKKTTFTFCHYAISHDEETFPEPFTFRPERWLRDGRERPNAFASIPFGFGVRGCVGRRIAELEMYLVLFRVIRQFEIKPDPNMGELKCINRAVLIPDKPVSLHFVERGGGNAA from the exons ATGGCTGCATGGCTGACCCGGAGTGTGATGCAAAGGAACTGGCTATCTCCGTGGCCCAACGCCGTGGCCGGGGTCTGCCGCCGGGGGGTGGGAGGCCCGTCCTCCGCCGCCGAGGCCCTCTCTACATCCCGGGACAAGCCTCGGACCGTGGAGGACCTCCCACGCGTCAGCTTTTTGGAGCTTCTTTACAGGATGGCGTTTCAGGGTTTCTACAACCGTCTGCACGAGCTGCAG ATCTATGAGAAGCAGCTTTACGGGCCCATATACAGAAACGGACTGCAGTCCGTTTCCCTCAACACTGCAAAGATGCTGGAGGAAGTCCTGAGGAACGAGGAGAAGTTCCCCTCCAGAGGAGACATGACGGTGTGGAAAGAGCATCGTGATTTGAGGGGATTTGGCTACGGGCCTTTCACAGA ggagggagagaagtggTACAACCTGAGGGCGATGCTGAATAAGCGCATGCTGCATCCAAAAGACTCGGCACAGTATGATGGCGTTATCAATGACGTGGTTACTGACTTCATGAAGAGGATCTACTTACTGCGTCAGGGCAGCACAACGGGAGATTTGGTGACAGATGTGGCCAATGAGCTCTATCACTTCTCACTAGAGG GTATTGCCTCCATACTGTTCGAGACGAGGCTCGGGTGTCTGAACGAGGAAATCCCTGCAGGTACACAAGACTTCATCAACGCCATAGCCCAGATGTTCTCCAACAACATGCCTGTGTTTGCGACCCCCAAATGGAGCCGCAGTCTACTGCCCTACTGGGGGCGCTACATTGCAGGCTGGGACGGTATCTTCTTCTTTG CTAAAGGGTTGATTGACAAGAAGATGGAGGTCATTCAGCAGCGTTTGGACAACGACCAGAACGTGGAGGGCGAATACCTAACATACCTCCTCTCAAACACGCAGATGAGCACAAAAGACGTTTATGGCAGCATCGCTGAACTTCTATTAGCTGGAGTGGACACG ACCTCCAACACCCTCACATGGACTTTGCACCTGCTGTCCAAGTACCCTGAAGTGCAGGACAGACTTTACGAAGAAGTGTCCACGTCGGTGCCGGCCGACCGGAGCCCCTCCGCTGCCGAGGCCACGCGGATGCAGTATTTAAGAGCTGTTATTAAGGAGGCCCTGAG AATGTACCCTGTGGTTCCGATTAACGCCAGAATCATCGCAGAAAAGGATGTTGTCATTGGTGGATATCAATTCCCAAAGAAA ACCACTTTCACCTTTTGTCACTACGCTATAAGTCATGACGAGGAAACATTCCCAGAGCCGTTCACGTTCAGGCCAGAGAGATGGCTCCGGGACGGCCGCGAGAGGCCAAACGCCTTCGCCTCCATCCCTTTTGGCTTCGGCGTGAGAGGCTGTGTCGGTCGCCGGATTGCCGAGCTTGAGATGTATCTGGTTCTGTTTCGG gtTATAAGGCAGTTTGAGATCAAACCAGACCCGAATATGGGAGAGTTGAAATGCATCAACCGCGCTGTTCTGATACCGGACAAACCAGTGAGCCTACACTTTGTGGAGCGAGGAGGTGGAAACGCagcttga
- the bcs1l gene encoding mitochondrial chaperone BCS1, whose product MPLSDFLDGLKDNPYFGAGFGLVGIGTALAVARKGAQVGMIFFRRNYMITLEVPSRDKSYHWLLSWITKHSKHTQHLSVETSYLAHESGRVHTQFDFHPSPGNHIIWYGRKWIRVERTREKQMVDLHTGTPWESVTFTALGRDRQIFFNILQEARELALKQEEGRTVMYTAMGGDWRPFGFPRRRRPLSSVVLEGGLAEKIVDDVKEFIGNPKWYTDRGIPYRRGYLLYGPPGCGKSSFITALAGELGYSICLMSLSDQSLSDDRLNHLLSVAPQQSIILLEDVDAAFVSRELLPPDNPVAYQGMGRLTFSGLLNALDGVASSEARILFMTTNFIDRLDPALIRPGRVDLKQYIGHCTERQLTQMFCRFYPEEPASEGEKFAERALAVHPEISAAQVQGHFLLHKMDPAGSIDNVAQMK is encoded by the exons ATGCCTCTGTCGGACTTTCTGGACGGCCTGAAGGACAACCCGTACTTCGGGGCCGGGTTTGGACTGGTGGGGATTGGAACCGCGTTGGCGGTAGCCAGGAAGGGTGCCCAGGTGGGAATGATCTTCTTCCGCAGGAACTACATGATCACGCTGGAGGTCCCGAGCAGGGATAAGAGCTACCACTGGCTGCTCAGCTGGATCACCAAGCACAGCAAGCACACTCAGCACCTGAGCGTGGAGACCTCCTACCTGGCACACGAGAGTGGGCGGGTCCACACCCAGTTTGACTTCCACCCAAGTCCTGGGAACCACATCATCTG GTACGGGAGGAAGTGGATCAGGGTGGAGAGGACCAGAGAGAAGCAGATGGTGGATCTGCACACTGGAACCCCGTGGGAGTCCGTAACCTTCACTGCCTtaggcagagacagacagattttctttaatattcTCCAAGAAG CAAGGGAACTGGCCCTGAAGCAGGAAGAGGGAAGGACCGTGATGTACACGGCTATGGGCGGCGACTGGAGGCCCTTTGGGTTTCCGCGGCGACGCAGACCCCTCAGCTCGGTGGTCCTCGAGGGAGGCTTGGCTGAAAAGATCGTAGACGATGTGAAGGAGTTCATCGGGAACCCCAAGTGGTACACGGACAGAG GCATACCTTACAGAAGAGGATATCTGTTGTATGGCCCCCCGGGCTGTGGGAAAAGCAGCTTTAT CACGGCTCTGGCAGGAGAGCTCGGCTACAGCATCTGTCTGATGAGTCTGAGTGACCAAAGCCTGTCGGATGACCGCCTGAACCACCTCCTGAGCGTGGCACCGCAGCAGAGCATCATACTGTTAGAGGATGTCGACGCGGCCTTTGTCAGCCGAGAGCTGCTGCCCCCGGACA ACCCTGTGGCCTACCAGGGAATGGGAAGACTGACCTTTAGTGGGCTGCTCAATGCGCTGGATGGAGTGGCTTCATCTGAGGCCAGAATACTTTTTATGACCACCAACTTTATTGACAG GTTGGACCCAGCGCTGATCCGACCCGGCCGCGTTGACCTGAAGCAGTACATCGGCCATTGCACGGAGCGGCAGCTCACACAGATGTTCTGCCGGTTCTACCCAGAGGAGCCTGCGTCTGAGGGAGAGAAGTTTGCTGAGCGAGCGCTGGCCGTCCACCCTGAGATCAGCGCTGCCCAGGTGCAGGGACACTTTCTGCTGCACAAAATGGACCCTGCAGGATCGATAGACAATGTTGCGCAAATGAAATAA